The Lysobacter capsici genome has a segment encoding these proteins:
- a CDS encoding DUF4132 domain-containing protein — protein MRRFEYVEGSSSKFWEAEQDGSDLNIRWGRIGTAGQSQTKAFADANKAAAALIKLIDEKTGKGYVEAVAAAGASIGKTADKPKADKPKPEPAAETVAAPATSPASPGAAAPHAAAAQVAAPQPAPFAAPNATAVATDRVADAATASVAAASDTPPWLTDGAPLDIGPDLIKLALATRRHPKPIADTDPLKLWLAAREILLAGNRIELSKTDPAWQEALAEAGERLQSRRPDGSDASTAALLALTMGYGDRDAGVPFVGFLVARHGLLKAVEHLLEAQRSLVVGTDWDRATQKHERFLTADPDRPLGSSWHGPLSEGELAFREHLAAAPQALYDECARRIVEVLPQLHPSRQISMAMLLPDRPELSNELAHRYGGNGAPAQLHWLQLSATDPAAIAIARKVKIDGYTPFFGHEDMVATVLIEHGVEALDRLAPGAGYDAAGEALVAIGTPDAIEALAAAASMSKNTLARLTRAVNRWPSAAMVGLARVIANGGKDAVLLGPSLTALLRARADQVPALRPWLSPAAAQTIDKLLAQLSGPAETAAPDELPPVLAAPPWLGTRPKVLTVTGLEPLPLAAVEHWTPAEREAALDLGPWKRERFETLRNDAMAMTTLLGFKQHDVLDKSVFQEAAKAIRTRDSQALIEAWRRYKAMRTNGGWSWMPIDGTEFGQLPEELALPVWNALAGEGDSDYGVDYMLARFGLAALPGVSAAVRRRPSEHLQVALHVGTVEFAPLMARAFAKLKSVRDIGRRWLLANPEYAACGLIAPAIGKAGEARDCAASGLRLLDEQGHGALLREVAARYQREDVSAALEAMLIENPLDRYPSKRPPLPTFWQPRGWRRPVLRNGKALPDQALDHVGTMFAFPTNEGVYPGIEQLREACIGPSLADFGWDAFGAWLYAGAPSKDSWAMNVLALIGNDETARRLTPYIRAWPGEAAHARAVAGLDVLAGIGSDVALMLLNGIAQKVKFKGLQDKAREKIEEIAQARGLSAEELEDRLAPDLGLDEHGTMLLDFGARQFRVGFDEALKPYVRDSDGARLADLPKPKKSDDAELSKQATERFKLLKKDVRTIASQQVLRLEVAMCSRRRWTVEVFEQFLAGHPLLRHLVQRLVWGVYEADADDAGYGGRLRACFRVAEDASYTTAGDDGFELPRGDSVRIGLPHALELPAADAAAFGQLFADYELLQPFAQMGRDVHALEPAEREQDKLLRWKGVVVPTGRVLGLVNKGWRRGTAQDGGGIWYFSKPLGRDWVIELTLDPGIIVGMVDEYPEQTLQEVQIGKPSSWGNMQTAERLSGLDPISASELIRDLEALRA, from the coding sequence ATGCGTCGTTTCGAGTATGTGGAAGGCAGTTCGAGCAAGTTTTGGGAAGCCGAGCAGGACGGTAGCGATCTCAATATCCGCTGGGGCCGCATCGGCACCGCCGGACAGAGCCAGACCAAGGCCTTCGCCGATGCGAACAAGGCCGCCGCGGCACTGATCAAGCTGATCGACGAGAAGACCGGCAAGGGATACGTGGAAGCCGTCGCCGCCGCGGGCGCGAGCATCGGCAAGACCGCCGACAAACCCAAGGCCGACAAACCCAAGCCCGAGCCGGCGGCCGAGACGGTCGCGGCGCCCGCGACATCGCCCGCATCGCCTGGCGCCGCCGCGCCGCATGCCGCGGCCGCGCAAGTCGCAGCACCCCAGCCCGCGCCTTTCGCCGCGCCGAACGCAACCGCCGTCGCGACGGACCGCGTTGCCGATGCCGCCACCGCATCCGTCGCCGCCGCATCCGACACGCCGCCGTGGCTCACCGACGGCGCACCGCTCGACATCGGCCCGGACCTGATCAAGCTCGCCCTGGCGACCCGGCGTCATCCCAAGCCGATCGCCGACACCGATCCGCTCAAGCTGTGGCTGGCCGCGCGCGAGATCCTGCTCGCCGGCAACCGGATCGAACTGAGCAAGACTGATCCTGCCTGGCAGGAGGCGCTGGCCGAGGCCGGCGAACGCCTGCAATCGCGCCGGCCCGACGGTTCGGACGCGTCCACCGCCGCGCTGCTCGCGCTGACCATGGGCTATGGCGATCGCGATGCCGGCGTGCCGTTCGTGGGCTTCCTGGTCGCGCGCCATGGCTTGCTCAAGGCGGTCGAGCATTTGTTGGAGGCGCAGCGCTCGCTGGTCGTCGGCACCGATTGGGACCGCGCGACCCAGAAGCACGAGCGTTTCCTCACCGCCGATCCCGATCGCCCGCTCGGTTCGAGCTGGCACGGCCCGCTCAGCGAGGGCGAACTCGCGTTTCGCGAGCACCTCGCCGCCGCGCCGCAGGCCTTGTACGACGAATGCGCGCGGCGGATCGTCGAGGTGCTGCCGCAGTTGCATCCCTCGCGCCAGATCAGCATGGCGATGCTGTTGCCCGACCGGCCGGAATTGTCGAACGAACTGGCCCATCGCTACGGCGGCAATGGCGCGCCGGCGCAGTTGCACTGGCTGCAGCTCAGCGCGACCGATCCGGCCGCGATCGCGATCGCGCGCAAGGTCAAGATCGACGGCTATACGCCGTTCTTCGGCCACGAGGACATGGTCGCCACGGTGTTGATCGAGCACGGGGTGGAGGCGCTGGACCGGCTCGCGCCCGGTGCCGGCTACGATGCCGCCGGCGAGGCGCTGGTCGCGATCGGCACGCCCGACGCGATCGAAGCGCTGGCGGCCGCGGCCAGCATGAGCAAGAACACGCTGGCGCGTCTGACCCGCGCGGTGAATCGCTGGCCGAGCGCGGCGATGGTCGGGCTGGCGCGGGTCATCGCCAACGGCGGCAAGGACGCGGTATTGCTCGGCCCGAGCCTGACCGCGCTGCTGCGCGCGCGCGCCGATCAGGTGCCGGCGTTGCGGCCGTGGCTCAGCCCGGCCGCGGCGCAGACCATCGACAAACTGCTGGCCCAGCTCAGCGGCCCGGCCGAAACCGCCGCGCCCGACGAACTGCCGCCGGTGCTGGCGGCGCCGCCGTGGCTCGGTACCCGGCCCAAGGTGTTGACGGTGACCGGCCTGGAGCCGTTGCCGCTGGCCGCGGTCGAGCATTGGACGCCGGCCGAACGCGAGGCCGCGCTGGATCTGGGGCCGTGGAAGCGCGAGCGTTTCGAAACGCTGCGCAACGACGCCATGGCGATGACCACGCTGCTCGGCTTCAAGCAGCACGACGTGTTGGACAAGTCGGTGTTCCAGGAGGCTGCCAAGGCGATCCGCACGCGCGACAGCCAGGCCTTGATCGAGGCCTGGCGTCGTTACAAGGCCATGCGCACGAACGGAGGCTGGAGCTGGATGCCGATCGACGGCACCGAATTCGGTCAACTGCCCGAGGAATTGGCGCTGCCGGTGTGGAACGCGCTGGCCGGCGAAGGCGACAGCGACTACGGCGTGGATTACATGCTCGCGCGCTTCGGCCTGGCGGCGCTGCCCGGCGTGAGCGCGGCGGTGCGGCGGCGTCCGAGCGAGCATCTGCAAGTGGCGCTGCACGTGGGCACGGTCGAGTTCGCGCCGCTGATGGCGCGCGCGTTCGCCAAGCTCAAGAGCGTGCGCGATATCGGCCGCCGTTGGCTGCTGGCCAATCCCGAATACGCCGCGTGCGGTTTGATCGCGCCGGCGATCGGCAAGGCCGGCGAGGCGCGCGATTGCGCCGCCTCCGGCTTGCGCCTGCTCGACGAACAAGGCCATGGCGCGCTGCTGCGCGAGGTCGCCGCGCGTTATCAGCGCGAGGACGTGAGCGCGGCGCTGGAAGCGATGCTGATCGAGAATCCGCTCGACCGTTACCCGAGCAAACGCCCGCCCTTGCCGACGTTCTGGCAGCCGCGCGGCTGGCGCCGTCCGGTGCTGCGCAACGGCAAGGCGCTGCCGGATCAGGCGCTCGATCACGTCGGCACGATGTTCGCGTTTCCGACCAACGAAGGCGTGTATCCGGGGATCGAACAACTGCGCGAGGCCTGCATCGGGCCATCGCTGGCCGATTTCGGCTGGGACGCGTTCGGTGCCTGGCTCTACGCCGGCGCGCCGTCCAAGGACAGCTGGGCGATGAATGTGCTCGCGCTGATCGGCAACGACGAGACCGCGCGCCGGCTCACCCCGTATATCCGCGCTTGGCCCGGCGAGGCCGCGCATGCGCGCGCGGTCGCCGGCCTCGACGTGCTCGCCGGGATCGGCAGCGACGTCGCCCTGATGCTGCTCAACGGCATCGCCCAGAAGGTCAAGTTCAAGGGCCTGCAGGACAAGGCGCGCGAGAAGATCGAGGAGATCGCGCAGGCGCGCGGGCTCAGCGCGGAAGAACTGGAGGATCGGCTGGCGCCCGACCTGGGCTTGGACGAACACGGCACGATGCTGCTGGATTTCGGCGCGCGTCAGTTCCGGGTCGGTTTCGACGAAGCGCTCAAGCCGTATGTGCGCGACAGCGACGGCGCGCGTCTGGCCGATCTGCCCAAGCCGAAGAAGAGCGACGACGCGGAGTTGTCGAAACAGGCCACCGAACGCTTCAAGCTGCTCAAGAAGGACGTGCGTACCATCGCCAGCCAGCAGGTGCTGCGGCTGGAAGTGGCGATGTGCAGCCGGCGCCGCTGGACGGTGGAGGTGTTCGAGCAATTCCTCGCCGGCCATCCGCTGCTGCGCCATCTGGTCCAGCGCCTGGTCTGGGGCGTATACGAGGCCGACGCCGACGATGCCGGTTACGGCGGCCGTCTGCGGGCCTGTTTCCGCGTCGCCGAAGATGCGAGCTACACCACCGCCGGCGACGATGGCTTTGAGTTGCCGCGCGGCGACAGCGTGCGCATCGGCCTGCCGCATGCGCTGGAGTTGCCGGCCGCCGACGCGGCCGCGTTCGGCCAGTTGTTCGCCGATTACGAACTGCTGCAGCCGTTCGCGCAGATGGGCCGCGACGTGCATGCGCTCGAACCGGCCGAACGCGAGCAGGACAAGCTGCTGCGCTGGAAGGGCGTGGTGGTGCCGACCGGGCGCGTGCTCGGCCTGGTCAACAAGGGCTGGCGGCGCGGCACCGCGCAGGACGGCGGCGGCATCTGGTACTTCAGCAAGCCGCTGGGCCGCGACTGGGTGATCGAGCTGACCCTCGACCCGGGCATCATCGTCGGCATGGTCGACGAATACCCGGAGCAGACCTTGCAGGAAGTGCAGATCGGCAAGCCGTCGAGCTGGGGCAACATGCAGACCGCCGAGCGCTTGTCCGGGCTCGATCCGATCTCGGCCAGCGAGTTGATCCGCGATCTCGAAGCGCTGCGCGCCTGA
- a CDS encoding ATP-binding protein — MAKTPTVAPAPAPSHLQRPPAELLHADELARLAANDRDPRPPGWALSLKAARAFVLGDDSLGIERKIVAPVASIERMLVTLATGRGLMLVGEPGTAKSLLSELLATAISGVSTLTIQGGASITEDQIKYSWNYALLINEGPSPRALVPAPLYQGMREGRIVRFEEITRAPQEVQDCLLGMLSDRVMAVPELSGEDGMLYARDGFNIIATANTRDRGVNEMSAALKRRFDFETVFPILDFERELALVEQASARLLARSGIPRSVPTQVLELLVETFRDLRGKDSGAARSDGAMDRLNAVMSTAEAVNVAHAVGVRAWFLEQREGSPADLVDCIAGTVVKDDADDRAKLRRYFEQKVAKKGGSHWRAYYEARHRLP; from the coding sequence ATGGCCAAGACTCCGACCGTTGCTCCCGCACCCGCGCCGTCGCATCTGCAACGCCCGCCGGCCGAACTGCTGCACGCCGACGAACTCGCGCGTCTGGCCGCGAACGACCGCGACCCGCGGCCGCCCGGCTGGGCGCTGAGCCTGAAGGCCGCGCGCGCGTTCGTGCTCGGCGACGACAGCCTGGGCATCGAGCGCAAGATCGTCGCGCCGGTCGCGTCGATCGAACGCATGCTGGTGACCCTGGCCACCGGCCGCGGCCTGATGCTGGTCGGCGAACCAGGTACGGCGAAATCGCTGCTGTCGGAACTGCTGGCGACCGCGATCAGCGGCGTGTCGACCCTGACCATCCAGGGCGGCGCCTCGATCACCGAGGATCAGATCAAGTACTCGTGGAACTACGCCTTGCTGATCAACGAAGGCCCGAGCCCGCGCGCGCTGGTGCCGGCGCCGTTGTACCAGGGCATGCGCGAGGGCCGCATCGTGCGTTTCGAGGAAATCACCCGCGCGCCGCAGGAAGTGCAGGACTGCCTGCTGGGCATGCTGTCGGACCGGGTCATGGCGGTGCCGGAACTGTCCGGCGAGGACGGCATGCTGTACGCGCGCGACGGTTTCAACATCATCGCCACCGCCAACACCCGCGACCGCGGCGTCAACGAGATGAGCGCCGCGCTCAAGCGCCGCTTCGATTTCGAGACGGTGTTTCCGATCCTGGATTTCGAACGCGAGCTGGCCCTGGTCGAACAGGCCTCGGCGCGGCTGCTCGCGCGCAGCGGCATTCCCAGATCGGTGCCGACGCAGGTGCTGGAACTGCTGGTGGAAACCTTCCGCGACCTGCGCGGCAAGGACAGCGGCGCGGCCCGCAGCGACGGCGCGATGGACCGGCTCAACGCGGTGATGTCCACCGCCGAGGCGGTCAACGTCGCCCATGCGGTCGGCGTGCGCGCGTGGTTTCTGGAGCAGCGCGAAGGCTCGCCGGCCGACCTGGTCGACTGCATCGCCGGCACCGTGGTCAAGGACGACGCCGACGACCGCGCCAAGCTGCGGCGTTATTTCGAACAGAAAGTAGCCAAGAAAGGCGGCAGCCACTGGCGCGCCTATTACGAGGCGCGGCACCGCCTGCCGTGA